One genomic region from Robbsia betulipollinis encodes:
- a CDS encoding efflux RND transporter periplasmic adaptor subunit yields MKTTRRYRIFTVLRLSLLVSLCASCLIQAAERDRERDAAPAQSFIVEHGVYRVPPGSALRQRLIVAAVGQENRPHRMIVPGQVDALPSRTINLSAPLTGRVTELHVELGDTVRKGQLLAVLASGDMAQAVADYDKARDALDLARKTAIRTAGVEKAGASAAKDREAADSALTQANAEMVRAKTRLDALRGSTGKPVRTGQLTIFAPVSGVVTALNIGQGSVVGDPTATLITLTDIGAIWVSADVPEDQIGAVHLGQDASVTFSAYPGARAEGKVAVIGSAIAADTRRLPVRIALPNPAGHLKPNMFATVSLSVADDRHVVVPQSALLMNNDSTTVLVERSPWTFVRRRIELGTDEDSQARVLSGLKAGDRIVVRGGVLMND; encoded by the coding sequence ATGAAAACCACCCGTCGTTATCGGATTTTTACCGTACTGCGCCTTTCCCTGCTCGTTTCGCTTTGTGCATCGTGCCTCATTCAGGCGGCGGAACGCGACAGAGAGCGCGATGCGGCGCCGGCCCAATCGTTCATCGTCGAGCATGGCGTCTACCGTGTGCCGCCCGGTTCTGCGTTGCGGCAACGGCTCATCGTCGCCGCGGTAGGTCAGGAGAACCGACCGCATCGAATGATCGTTCCCGGGCAGGTGGACGCATTGCCCTCGCGCACGATCAACCTGTCGGCGCCGCTCACCGGTCGGGTCACCGAACTCCATGTCGAGTTGGGCGACACGGTCAGGAAAGGTCAGCTCCTGGCCGTGCTCGCTTCGGGCGATATGGCGCAGGCTGTCGCGGATTATGACAAAGCCCGCGACGCGCTCGATCTGGCGAGGAAAACGGCGATACGGACAGCCGGCGTCGAGAAAGCCGGTGCAAGCGCCGCGAAGGATCGCGAGGCGGCGGACAGTGCGCTCACCCAAGCGAATGCGGAAATGGTCCGGGCGAAAACGCGTTTGGATGCATTGCGCGGTTCCACGGGCAAACCGGTCAGGACCGGGCAACTGACGATCTTCGCGCCGGTTTCCGGCGTGGTCACCGCGTTGAATATCGGCCAAGGGAGCGTGGTGGGCGATCCGACGGCAACGTTGATCACGCTTACCGATATCGGCGCGATCTGGGTGAGCGCCGATGTGCCGGAGGATCAGATCGGCGCCGTGCACCTTGGACAGGACGCGAGCGTGACGTTTTCGGCCTATCCAGGCGCTCGCGCCGAAGGCAAGGTTGCCGTCATCGGCAGCGCCATCGCAGCCGACACGCGTCGTTTGCCCGTGCGCATCGCCCTGCCCAATCCGGCCGGTCATCTGAAACCGAATATGTTCGCCACGGTTTCATTGAGCGTCGCCGACGACAGGCATGTCGTGGTGCCGCAATCCGCCTTGCTGATGAACAACGACAGTACGACGGTCCTGGTCGAACGGTCGCCCTGGACATTCGTGCGGCGCCGCATCGAGCTGGGCACGGATGAAGACAGCCAGGCGCGCGTGTTGTCGGGATTGAAAGCCGGCGACCGTATCGTCGTTCGAGGCGGAGTCTTGATGAATGATTAA
- a CDS encoding efflux RND transporter permease subunit, giving the protein MDLFIARCFQRRALVCLLAVAVTVFGYYSWTQMSVEAYPELSDVTAQVTTQVPGLAAEEIEQQITMPLERALAGTPGVATLRSSSTFGLSLITLVFRDNAEDYWSRARITERIATVSLPGGATPSLDPVSGPAGEIYRYTLESDSKNLMELSEIQNWIVIRALMSVPGVANVDNFGGFTKEYQLELDPQQLLRYNVAVGDVVTAINANNANAGGGRVTRGEQSYIVRGIGQIQTLAQLGDTVITQRNGQPIFVRDLGKIVYGHQVREGVVGKDNNPDTVEGIVDLLKYENPSKVLQGIHAKVDELQRQLAPMGVRIVPYIDRDDLVKATVDKVARTVVEGVGLVIIILILFLGSPRAAIVAALTIPLALVAVFILMHFTRMPANLFSLGAIDFGVIVDGAIVVTEAILRVRESRPSDVLTREMVLTATRQVAHPIFFATLIIITAYLPLFAFEHAEGKLFTPMAYTVGYALFGALLSSLTLIPALAYKALKQPRRLFHNPVLAVVQRGYARSLDGFLSRTRLAYLIGIVSLAGVIVLGANVGREFLPDLDEGALWLQVQMPSGISLDKAIEMSNELRHAAREFPEVSYIVTQLGRNDTGTDPWTPSHIESAVGLTSYDSWRGETKAQFIQRLDARFKRIPGMSVGISQPIVDGENDMVGGAHSALVLRVYGDDFKEMRRIGDDIVAVLKTVRGTNDASIFQEPEIPQLVIATDRAAAARYGVNIADVNVLIQNAIGGAPITQVYLADRTYNVTLHVPRSTVADREALGRLALTSTSGARVPLAMIAHIGLRTGESTIAHEQGKRQITIRIDNRDRALSDYLADAQRKIDADVHFDRVRYHLEWAGTFENARRAQTRMAISLSIVMGIMLVLLIANFGNARQAVLVLGVVPLATLGGLTALHLRGYTLNIATAVGFIALFGVAVQNGIILVSNVNRVREQGGPLRDAVLAGAVERFRPVLMTATVATAGMLPAALATGVGTDVQRGLATVVVGGLAVATFMTLYILPVFYFALERHIERRAGNRIDKETRQ; this is encoded by the coding sequence ATGGATCTATTTATCGCGCGCTGCTTCCAGCGGCGTGCACTGGTGTGCCTGCTTGCGGTTGCCGTGACGGTATTCGGTTACTACTCGTGGACGCAGATGAGCGTCGAGGCCTATCCCGAACTCAGCGACGTGACGGCTCAGGTCACGACCCAGGTGCCCGGTCTCGCCGCCGAGGAGATCGAGCAGCAGATCACGATGCCGCTCGAACGCGCGCTGGCCGGCACGCCCGGCGTGGCGACCCTGCGGTCCAGCAGCACCTTCGGACTCTCGTTGATCACGCTGGTCTTCCGCGATAACGCGGAGGACTATTGGTCGCGTGCGCGCATTACCGAAAGGATCGCGACGGTGTCCCTCCCGGGTGGCGCGACGCCGAGCCTGGATCCGGTGTCGGGGCCGGCCGGTGAAATCTATCGCTATACGCTGGAATCCGATAGCAAGAATCTCATGGAACTTTCGGAGATTCAAAATTGGATCGTCATCCGCGCGTTGATGAGCGTGCCGGGCGTCGCCAATGTCGACAATTTTGGCGGGTTCACCAAAGAGTACCAACTGGAACTCGACCCCCAGCAGCTTCTTCGCTACAACGTCGCAGTCGGCGATGTCGTCACCGCGATCAATGCGAACAATGCCAACGCCGGAGGCGGCCGCGTCACGCGCGGAGAGCAGTCGTATATCGTGCGCGGCATCGGCCAGATCCAGACGCTCGCGCAGTTGGGGGACACGGTGATCACCCAACGCAATGGGCAACCGATATTCGTGCGGGACCTGGGCAAGATCGTCTACGGGCATCAGGTCCGCGAAGGCGTCGTCGGCAAGGACAACAATCCCGATACGGTGGAGGGCATCGTCGATTTGCTGAAGTATGAAAACCCATCGAAGGTATTGCAGGGGATTCATGCCAAGGTCGACGAGTTGCAACGGCAACTGGCACCCATGGGGGTGCGCATCGTGCCGTATATCGATCGCGATGATCTCGTTAAAGCGACTGTCGATAAGGTCGCGCGCACCGTGGTCGAAGGTGTCGGCCTCGTGATCATCATCTTGATCTTGTTCCTCGGCAGCCCCCGCGCCGCCATCGTCGCGGCGCTGACGATTCCGCTTGCCCTGGTCGCCGTGTTCATCCTGATGCATTTCACCAGGATGCCCGCCAATCTGTTTTCCTTGGGGGCAATCGATTTCGGGGTGATCGTCGACGGGGCGATCGTCGTGACCGAGGCCATTCTGCGCGTGCGCGAGAGCCGGCCGAGCGACGTGCTGACGCGCGAGATGGTTCTGACCGCGACCCGGCAGGTCGCCCATCCCATCTTCTTTGCGACGCTCATCATCATCACCGCCTATCTGCCCTTGTTTGCCTTCGAACATGCGGAGGGAAAACTGTTCACCCCGATGGCCTATACCGTGGGCTATGCGCTGTTCGGTGCCTTGCTGTCGAGTCTGACGCTGATACCCGCACTGGCGTATAAAGCACTCAAACAACCCCGGCGGCTGTTTCATAATCCCGTGCTCGCGGTCGTGCAGCGCGGTTACGCCCGTTCGCTCGACGGTTTTCTGTCCCGGACACGACTCGCTTACCTCATCGGTATCGTTTCGCTGGCAGGGGTGATCGTGCTGGGCGCGAACGTGGGCCGCGAGTTTCTGCCCGATCTGGATGAGGGAGCGCTTTGGCTGCAGGTGCAGATGCCAAGCGGGATTTCGCTCGACAAAGCCATCGAGATGTCGAACGAATTGCGGCATGCGGCACGGGAGTTTCCCGAGGTGTCGTACATCGTCACCCAACTGGGTCGTAACGATACCGGCACGGATCCCTGGACCCCTTCCCATATCGAATCGGCGGTTGGCCTGACCTCGTACGACAGTTGGCGGGGAGAGACGAAAGCGCAGTTCATTCAACGGCTGGACGCGCGGTTCAAGCGCATCCCGGGGATGTCGGTAGGCATCAGCCAGCCGATCGTCGATGGCGAAAACGATATGGTCGGGGGTGCCCACAGCGCCCTGGTGCTGCGCGTCTACGGCGATGACTTCAAGGAGATGCGGCGCATCGGCGACGACATCGTTGCGGTCTTGAAAACCGTTCGCGGCACGAACGATGCCTCGATCTTTCAGGAACCGGAGATTCCGCAACTGGTGATCGCGACGGATCGTGCGGCGGCCGCGCGCTACGGCGTCAATATCGCCGACGTCAATGTCCTGATTCAAAACGCGATCGGTGGCGCGCCGATCACGCAGGTGTATCTGGCGGACCGCACGTACAACGTCACGCTGCACGTGCCCCGCAGTACCGTTGCGGATCGCGAGGCGTTGGGGCGGTTGGCGCTGACGTCGACGTCGGGCGCCAGGGTGCCGCTGGCGATGATCGCGCATATCGGCTTGAGAACCGGAGAAAGCACCATCGCACACGAGCAGGGAAAACGGCAGATCACCATTCGCATCGACAACCGCGATCGTGCGTTGTCCGACTATCTCGCCGATGCACAGCGAAAAATCGACGCCGACGTGCATTTCGATCGTGTTCGCTATCACCTCGAATGGGCCGGCACGTTCGAAAACGCGCGGCGGGCGCAGACCCGGATGGCAATTTCTCTTTCGATCGTGATGGGCATCATGCTGGTGCTCCTGATCGCGAATTTCGGCAACGCGCGCCAGGCCGTGCTGGTTCTCGGCGTGGTGCCTCTCGCGACGCTGGGGGGATTGACCGCATTGCACCTGCGCGGCTACACGCTGAACATCGCCACGGCGGTAGGCTTTATCGCCCTGTTCGGCGTGGCCGTTCAGAACGGCATCATCCTCGTGTCCAACGTCAATCGCGTGCGCGAGCAAGGAGGTCCGCTGCGGGACGCCGTCCTGGCCGGTGCCGTGGAACGGTTTCGTCCCGTGCTGATGACGGCGACCGTCGCCACCGCCGGCATGTTGCCCGCCGCGCTGGCGACGGGCGTCGGCACGGATGTCCAGCGTGGGCTGGCGACCGTCGTGGTGGGCGGTCTGGCCGTGGCCACGTTCATGACGCTGTATATCCTGCCCGTTTTTTATTTTGCCCTCGAACGCCATATCGAACGGCGCGCGGGCAACCGCATCGATAAGGAGACCCGGCAATGA
- a CDS encoding efflux transporter outer membrane subunit has translation MTDALIRSHGKRSRITLLTGILTLMCSGCTVGPDFHSMAAPNTPRYGAQPLPERVGGSAAGEVQALALDRDIPAQWWQLFHSPELDTLVVAALEHNPTIDAAQGALRQAHAFTAAQRGAFFPTVSANLNPVREKTAGTLSSPLESGANYYSLQTAQLSVGFTPDIFGANRRQVESLEAQADAARFQLEAAKLTLASNVVLAAIQEASLRAQIDATRRLIDSQNTVLAAYRAQLALGQVKELDVLFQRSQLAQFATTLPPLEKQLAQQRDLLTVLAGRLPADEIAQTFTLASLTLPTELPVSLPSRLVRQRPDIRAMEAQLHSASAQIGIAAANRLPNLAISATWGSAPASFALNQLFRSGTGFWSIAGDLTQPIFDAGALKQRQRAAVAAYRQTAAQYRATVLTAFQNVADSLGAIVADADAADAAHKAEDVANRTLVITRQQRALGDVASLAVVVAEQAAIQARLSFISAQTARLSDSAALIQALGGGWWNAPRDDGGDGGDGQG, from the coding sequence ATGACCGACGCGCTCATCCGCTCGCACGGGAAACGTTCCCGCATCACGCTGCTGACCGGCATCCTGACTTTGATGTGTTCGGGTTGCACGGTCGGTCCGGATTTCCATTCGATGGCGGCACCGAACACACCGCGCTATGGCGCGCAGCCGTTGCCGGAACGCGTTGGCGGAAGCGCTGCGGGCGAGGTACAGGCCCTTGCGCTGGATCGCGACATTCCGGCGCAATGGTGGCAACTCTTTCACTCGCCGGAACTCGATACCCTGGTGGTGGCGGCACTCGAACACAACCCGACGATCGATGCCGCGCAGGGAGCCTTGCGTCAGGCGCATGCGTTCACCGCCGCCCAGCGCGGCGCTTTTTTCCCGACGGTGAGCGCGAACCTGAATCCCGTCCGTGAGAAGACGGCGGGCACGCTATCGAGCCCGCTTGAATCGGGTGCGAACTATTATTCCCTGCAAACCGCTCAGTTGAGCGTCGGCTTCACGCCGGACATCTTCGGTGCGAACCGGCGGCAAGTCGAATCGCTCGAAGCGCAAGCCGACGCGGCGCGATTTCAGTTGGAGGCCGCGAAACTGACGCTTGCATCCAATGTCGTATTGGCCGCGATTCAGGAAGCGTCGCTACGGGCGCAAATCGATGCCACCCGCCGGTTGATCGACAGCCAGAATACGGTGCTGGCCGCGTATCGGGCACAACTCGCGCTCGGTCAGGTCAAGGAACTCGATGTTTTGTTTCAACGCTCGCAACTCGCGCAATTCGCGACGACACTGCCGCCGCTGGAAAAACAGCTCGCCCAGCAACGCGATCTGCTGACGGTACTCGCCGGACGCCTGCCCGCGGATGAAATCGCGCAAACGTTCACGCTTGCCAGTCTGACGCTTCCGACGGAGTTGCCGGTCAGCTTGCCGTCGCGGCTCGTTCGACAGCGGCCGGATATTCGCGCCATGGAGGCCCAGCTGCATTCCGCGAGCGCTCAGATCGGCATCGCGGCCGCCAACCGGCTGCCGAACCTGGCGATCAGCGCAACCTGGGGCAGCGCGCCGGCAAGTTTCGCGCTGAATCAACTGTTCCGTTCGGGCACCGGCTTCTGGAGTATTGCCGGCGATCTGACTCAGCCGATCTTTGACGCCGGCGCGCTGAAACAGCGTCAGCGCGCGGCCGTTGCCGCGTACCGCCAGACCGCGGCACAATATCGAGCGACCGTGCTCACGGCGTTTCAGAACGTCGCGGACAGTCTTGGTGCGATCGTCGCCGATGCCGACGCGGCGGATGCGGCCCACAAGGCCGAGGATGTCGCGAATCGGACGCTCGTCATTACCCGGCAGCAACGGGCACTGGGGGATGTGGCCAGCCTGGCGGTCGTTGTCGCCGAGCAAGCTGCGATACAAGCGCGGTTGAGCTTCATTTCGGCACAGACCGCCCGGCTGAGCGATTCGGCGGCCTTGATCCAGGCGCTCGGCGGCGGTTGGTGGAACGCGCCACGCGACGACGGGGGCGACGGGGGTGACGGTCAGGGTTGA